The DNA region CGTGGCGCACGCTGCGCACGCCGCTCGTGTGGGTGCTGCACCTGGCCTACGGCTGGATCCCGGTGCACCTCGCCTTGCGTGCGCTAGCGGCCTTGGCCTGGGTTCAGTCGTCCACCGCCACGCACGCGCTCACGGTCGGCGCGATCGGCGGCCTGGTGATCGGCATGATGACCCGCACCGCGCGCGGCCACACCGCGCGGCCGCTGAAGGCCGATCGCTGGGACACCAGCGCCTACCTGCTCGTGGCAGCGGCCGCCTTCGTGCGCGTGCTGCTGCCGGTCATCGCGCCGGCGCTGCTGCTGCAGGCGATCCTCGCCTCCGGCGTGCTCTGGTCCGCGGGATTCGCGCTGTACACCGTGCGCTACTTCAACGTGCTGACTCGCCCGCGGCTGGACGGCAAGCCAGGCTGATCACGATCAAGGACGCGCCGGCTCCCTCGAACCTAAAGTGACTTTCATGGAACTGCAGGCATGGAACTTCCGGGGCCGCAAGCTGCGCCCCATCGTCCAGGGTGGCATGGGCGTCGGCGTCTCCGCCGGCCGGCTCGCCGGCACCGTGGCTTCCTTCGACGCGATGGGCACGATCTCCTCGGTCGACCTGCGCCGGCTGCATCCGGACCTGATGGAGCGCACCGCCCGCCTCGAAGGCCCGGAGGCCAAGGCGCAGATCGATGCGGCCAACCGCGAAGCACTGGCCCGCGAGATCCGTCGCGCGCGAGAACTCGCGCAGGGCCGCGGCCTCATCGCCGTCAACGTGATGAAGGCGCTGGACCAGTACACGACCTACGTCCGGCAGGCCCTGGAGAGCGGCGCCGACGCGCTCGCTGTCGGCGCCGGCCTGCCGCTGGACCTGCCGGAGCTGGCGCGCGACTTCCCGCAGGTGGCGCTGATCCCGATCCTCTCGGACGCTCGCGGCGTGCAGTTGCTGGTGCGCAAGTGGGAGAAGAAGGGCCGGCTGCCGGACGCCATCGTGATCGAGCATCCGCGCCTGGCCGGCGGCCACCTCGGCGCCGCCGCACTGGCCGACCTGCAGGACCGCCGCTTCGACTTCGACGTGGTGCTGCCCGAAGTGCTGGCCTTCTTCCGCGCGGCTGGACTGGAAGGCAAGATCCCGCTCATCGCCGCCGGCGGCATCGCAAGCCACGAAGACATCGTGCGCCTGCAAGGCCTGGGCGCGGCGGCGGCGCAGCTGGGCACCGCCTTCGCCGTCACCTGCGAAAGCGATGCGAGCGAGGCTTTCAAGCAGGTGCTGGCCGGCGCCAAGCCCGAGGACATCGTCGAATTCACCAGCGTCGCCGGCCTGCCCGCGCGCGCCGTGCGCACGCCCTGGCTGGAGAAATACCTGCGGCTGCAGGAGCGCATGCAGAAGCATGCGCACGAAAAGGCGCACTGCACCATGTGGTTCGACTGCCTGGCCCATTGCGGGCTGCGCGACGGCAAGGCCGCCTGGGGCCAGTTCTGCATCGACAAGGTCCTCGGCCACGCCCTCAGCGGGGACGTTCGCAAAGGGCTATTCTTCCGGGGAGCGGGCCGGCTCCCCTTCGGCGAGCAGATCCGCCCCGTGCGCGACCTGCTGCAACAGCTGTGCGGCGACTCCATGGAGGCAAGCAACGCATGAAGCGCGATCCTTCCCCGAACCAGCTGCCGGCGCTGCCCGCGCAGCAGATCAGCCAGGACGTCCTGCGCGAGAAGTACCTGAAGCCCGGCGAAGCGGCCGAGGCCGACGTGCTGCGACGCGTCGCGCGCGCACTCGCGAGCGCCGAGGCCGAGCCTGTGCGCGCCGACTGGGAACAGAAGTTCTTCGACAACCTGAATGGCGGCGCGATCGGCGCGGGCCGCATCATGAGCGCGGCCGGCACCGCGCTGGAAGCCACTCTCATCAACTGCTTCGTGCAGCCGGTGGGCGACAGCATCCAGGGCCGCGACGACGAAGGCTTCCCCGGCATCTACGAAGCGCTGCGCGAAGCGGCCGAGACCATGCGGCGCGGCGGCGGCGTCGGCTACGACTTCTCGCGCATCCGCCCGCGCGGGGCCGAGGTCAAGGCCACGCATTCGCTGGCCTCGGGCCCGTGCAGCTACATGGACGTGTTCGACCACTCGTGTTCGACGGTGGAAAGCGCCGGCGCGCGCCGCGGCGCGCAGATGGGCGTGCTGCGCATCGACCACCCCGACGTGCTGGAGTTCATCACGGCCAAGCGCACGCCGGGCCGCTGGAACAACTTCAACGTGTCGGTGGCGGTGGGCGACGAGTTCATGCGCATCCTGCAGGCCGGCGGCGACTGGGCGCTGGTGCACAAGGCGAAGCCTGGCGCCGCGCTGGTCGCGCAGGGCGCGCACCTGCGCAGCGACGGTCTGTGGGTGTATCGCACGCTGCCGGCGCAGCAGTTGTGGGACACGGTGATGCGTTCGGCCTACGACTTCGCCGAGCCGGGCGTGTTGTTCATGGAGACGATCAACCGCGACAACAACCTGCGGTATGCGGAGCGGATCGATGCCGTGAACCCGTGCGGTGAGGAAGCCTTGCCTCCGTACGGCTGCTGCGACCTGGGCCCCGTCATCCTCACCCGTTTCGTGAGCCACCCGTTCGGCTTCGGCGGCGCGCCGGCCTTCGACTTCGAGCGCTTCGCCCGGGCCGTGGCGGTGCAGGTGCGCGCGCTCGACAACGTGCTGGAGATCACGCATTGGCCGCTGCCGCAGCAGCAGGCGGAAGCGGTCTCCAAGCGGCGCATCGGCGTCGGCTTCACGGGCCTGGGCAATGCGCTGGCCATGCTGCGCCTGCGCTACGACGCGGCCGACGGCCGCGAGATGGCCGCGCGCATCGGCCGCTGCATGCGCGATGCCGCCTATGCGGCTTCGGTGGAACTCGCCGCGGAGAAGGGGCCCTTCCCGCTGTTCGACGCGGACCCCTACCTGGAAGCCGGCACCTTCGCGAGCCGCCTGGACGAGCCGCTCAAGCAGGCGATCCGCCAGCACGGCATCCGCAACAGCCACCTGCTGGCGATCGCTCCCACCGGCACCGTCAGCCTCGCCTTCGCCGACAACGCGTCCAACGGCATCGAGCCGCCCTTCTCCTGGGCCTACAAGCGCCGCAAGCGCGGGGCCGACAACACCTTCGTCGAGTACGTGGTGGAAGACCACGCCTGGCGCCTGTTCCGTTCGCTGGGTGGCGACACCACGCAGCTCCCGCCCTATTTCGTCTCGGCGCTGCAGATGCCCGCCGCGGACCACCTGGCGATGATGGAAGCGGTACAGCCCTTCATCGACAGCGCGATCTCGAAGACGGTGAACGTGCCGGCCGACTACCCCTACGCCGACTTCCAGGGCCTGTACCTCGAAGCCTGGCGCGCCGGGCTGAAGGGCCTGGCCACCTACCGGCCCAACGAAATCCTCGGCGCCGTGCTGTCGACGGACACCGCCCCCGCGCCCGAGGTGGAGCGGCGCAAGGTCGACCCGATGCGCGCCATCGTCGAAAGCCGGCCCAAGGGCCAGCTGCCCGGCGTGGTGGAGAAGGTCGAATACTGGACGCAGCAAGGCCGGCAGACCCTGTACATCGTCGTGTCCTTCCTGCCGGTGGAAGACGGGCGCGAGCGCGCCATCGAGTTCTTCATGCCGGTGGGCCAGAGCGGCGAGTCGCAGCAGTGGATCACCTCCAGCATGCGCATGTTGTCGCTGGCCGCGCGCGGCGGCTTCCTGGAGCGCGCGCTGGCCGACATGCGCAAGGTGCTGTGGGACCGCGGGCCGGTGCGCCTGGGCACGTACACGAAGGCCGACGGCACCGCCGTGCCGATGTGGCACGACTCGGAAGTGGCCGCCATCGCCTATGCGATCCAGAACATCATCGCGCGGCGCCAGGGCGAGCCTGTCGCGCAACTGGCCACGCCACCGGCAGCGGCGCCCGCGACGGTGGCCACGCCGGGCCTGATGGCTGGCGCCAAGTGCCCCGAATGCGGTGCCCACGCGATGATCCGCAAGGACGGCTGCGACTTCTGCACCCAGTGCGGGCACGTGGGAACCTGCGGGTGAGCGAGCCCGCCGGCGCGCAGGCCTGGCGCTGGCGGAACGTGCTGCAGTCGCCGCATCGCGTCGGCTTTCTCTCCGGCATGGCGGTGCTGGTTGCCGCGAGCGCGTGGTGGGCGCTGGTGCAAGCAGATCGTTCGGGACTCGGGCCGGGGCTGCGCTACGCGGTGTCGCCCACGCTCACGCATGCAACGATCATGGTGTTCGGCTTCATGCCGGCCTTCTTCGCCGGTTTCCTGTTCACTGCCGGGCCGCGCTGGCTGGAGCTGCCACCGCAGCGTGCGTCGTCACTGGTTGCGCCGCTGGGTGTGCAGGCCATCGGCTGGCTGTCGTGGCTGCTTGGGGCACATCTCGGTGAACGTATCGCGCAGGCGGGTCTCGCGCTCGTCCTGGCCGGATTCGTCGTCGTGACCTGGCGCTTCGCCGCGCTCGTGCGCGCGAGCATGGCGGACGACCGTGTGCATGCGCGGGTGATCGCCGGCGCGCACATCGTCGGCTGCGCCTGCCTCGCGGGCGTGCTGGCTGCGTCGCTGGCTGGCGACGGCGCAGTTGCGATCGAGGCCGCACGCACGGGCTTGTGGTGGTTCATCGTGCCGGTGTTCCTCGCAGCGGCCGACCGGCTGATTCCGTTCTTCTCGGCCGATGCGCTGCCGGCGGGACGCCTGGCCTTTGCGCGGCACAGTCTTGCGCTGCTGCTGGCGCTGGCGGCGCTGGAGGGTGCTTCGATCCGGGTTACGTGGCCGCATCTGCAGGTCGCAGTCGGCTTGCTGGAATGCGTCGCGACGGTCTTGCTGCTCGCGCTGGCCATTGCATGGACCCGCGTGAAGCGGCTCGCCAGCCGGCTGCTGGTCATGTTCCACACGGGCTTGTTGTGGCTCGCGCTGTCCTTGCTGCTGGCCGGCGCCGGCCGCCTGTTGACCACTGGGACCGGTGAAGACGTGTTGCCGCTCGCAGGATTGCATGCGCTGGCGATGGGAGGGCTGGGGTCGCTGATGCTGGCGATGGTGAGTCGCGTGTCGGCCGGGCATGGGGGACGGCCGGACACCGGAGACGCCTGGTTGTGGGGGCTGTTCTGCTTGCTGCAGGTCGCGGTGGTGCTGCGCGTGGCGGCGGCGGTGGTTCCACTGCAAGGCCTGTTGACAGTGGCTGCGCTGGGTTGGGCGGTCACGATGCTGGCCTGGGGCGTGCGCCATGCCGATTGGTATGGGAGGCCGCGGTTCGTGTCGGCGCGCCAGCATGCCGGGGTCGCTGCGCGAACCCAGCCTACGGGAGAGCAGCGGTAGGGAAAGCAGCCGTCGGCGAAGGACCCGCCAGCGGCAAACGCAGGTTGAACTCGCCACCGCCGGGCCAGGCGGACCAGCGGCAGCGCGCGCCGAGGGCCTGCGCGCGATTGCGCACGTTCGACAGGCCGTGGCCGGCCGGTGAACTGGCCGCGGCTCCGTCCGCCACGAAGGGCGCGCCGTTGTCCCGCACGCGCACCTCGACTTCTTCGCCTTCATGCGATGTCGCCACATCGATGGCGTCGGCCCCGCTGTGCTTGAGGATGTTGGTCAGCACCTCCTGCAGGATGCGCAGCACGTGCAGCGCCCGCTGCGCGTCCAGCCAGGGCAGCGGCGGCAGGTCCTGCACGCTCCAGGTCAATGCGATGCCGGCCGCCTTCAGCCGCGGGGCCAGGCGGAAGCGCACGGCCGCCAGCAGCGCCAGCAGGTCGGCATCCGTCGCTTGCAGCGAGTCGATGGCGAGCTTGAGGTCGTCGATGCAGTCCTTCAGCACCAGCGCCGTGTCGACGTTGCTGGCCTGGCCGCCTTCCACCATGCGCAGCGCCGACATCAGCGAGGACCCGATGCCGTCGTGCATGTCCTGCATCAGGCGCTGGCGCTCGGCGGCCAGCGCCTGCTCGCGTTCCAGCCCGCGCAGCTGCTCGTGGCTGGCCGTCAGCTCGCGTTCGCGCGCGGCCAGCCGCACTTCGAGCCCCGCGTTGAGCT from Ramlibacter agri includes:
- a CDS encoding NAD(P)H-dependent flavin oxidoreductase, producing the protein MELQAWNFRGRKLRPIVQGGMGVGVSAGRLAGTVASFDAMGTISSVDLRRLHPDLMERTARLEGPEAKAQIDAANREALAREIRRARELAQGRGLIAVNVMKALDQYTTYVRQALESGADALAVGAGLPLDLPELARDFPQVALIPILSDARGVQLLVRKWEKKGRLPDAIVIEHPRLAGGHLGAAALADLQDRRFDFDVVLPEVLAFFRAAGLEGKIPLIAAGGIASHEDIVRLQGLGAAAAQLGTAFAVTCESDASEAFKQVLAGAKPEDIVEFTSVAGLPARAVRTPWLEKYLRLQERMQKHAHEKAHCTMWFDCLAHCGLRDGKAAWGQFCIDKVLGHALSGDVRKGLFFRGAGRLPFGEQIRPVRDLLQQLCGDSMEASNA
- a CDS encoding adenosylcobalamin-dependent ribonucleoside-diphosphate reductase, with product MKRDPSPNQLPALPAQQISQDVLREKYLKPGEAAEADVLRRVARALASAEAEPVRADWEQKFFDNLNGGAIGAGRIMSAAGTALEATLINCFVQPVGDSIQGRDDEGFPGIYEALREAAETMRRGGGVGYDFSRIRPRGAEVKATHSLASGPCSYMDVFDHSCSTVESAGARRGAQMGVLRIDHPDVLEFITAKRTPGRWNNFNVSVAVGDEFMRILQAGGDWALVHKAKPGAALVAQGAHLRSDGLWVYRTLPAQQLWDTVMRSAYDFAEPGVLFMETINRDNNLRYAERIDAVNPCGEEALPPYGCCDLGPVILTRFVSHPFGFGGAPAFDFERFARAVAVQVRALDNVLEITHWPLPQQQAEAVSKRRIGVGFTGLGNALAMLRLRYDAADGREMAARIGRCMRDAAYAASVELAAEKGPFPLFDADPYLEAGTFASRLDEPLKQAIRQHGIRNSHLLAIAPTGTVSLAFADNASNGIEPPFSWAYKRRKRGADNTFVEYVVEDHAWRLFRSLGGDTTQLPPYFVSALQMPAADHLAMMEAVQPFIDSAISKTVNVPADYPYADFQGLYLEAWRAGLKGLATYRPNEILGAVLSTDTAPAPEVERRKVDPMRAIVESRPKGQLPGVVEKVEYWTQQGRQTLYIVVSFLPVEDGRERAIEFFMPVGQSGESQQWITSSMRMLSLAARGGFLERALADMRKVLWDRGPVRLGTYTKADGTAVPMWHDSEVAAIAYAIQNIIARRQGEPVAQLATPPAAAPATVATPGLMAGAKCPECGAHAMIRKDGCDFCTQCGHVGTCG
- a CDS encoding NnrS family protein, with translation MSEPAGAQAWRWRNVLQSPHRVGFLSGMAVLVAASAWWALVQADRSGLGPGLRYAVSPTLTHATIMVFGFMPAFFAGFLFTAGPRWLELPPQRASSLVAPLGVQAIGWLSWLLGAHLGERIAQAGLALVLAGFVVVTWRFAALVRASMADDRVHARVIAGAHIVGCACLAGVLAASLAGDGAVAIEAARTGLWWFIVPVFLAAADRLIPFFSADALPAGRLAFARHSLALLLALAALEGASIRVTWPHLQVAVGLLECVATVLLLALAIAWTRVKRLASRLLVMFHTGLLWLALSLLLAGAGRLLTTGTGEDVLPLAGLHALAMGGLGSLMLAMVSRVSAGHGGRPDTGDAWLWGLFCLLQVAVVLRVAAAVVPLQGLLTVAALGWAVTMLAWGVRHADWYGRPRFVSARQHAGVAARTQPTGEQR